A window from Verrucomicrobiia bacterium encodes these proteins:
- a CDS encoding HYR domain-containing protein: TANCGNTVTVTHDADVISGQSCANRYTISRVYHATDACGNTASVTQMITVNDTIGPVLSGVPTDAAAACDAVPAAATVTANDNCDGSVSVSFSQTSTQTASGCGQFHYTITRIWTATDACGNATSATQTLTIADSSAPVIHCPVDQQLACGTSTAPGQTGTATATDNCDPNPTIGYTDTPTAANCTGQAGIDRTWTATDACGNSASCVQHIRFIDTTPPVISCPSDVTVSNDTGECYASGVILGTPTASDNCASSGVVVNDAPAQFPIGTNRVVWTVTDDCGNSATCTQLVIVVDSRPAPWFRIVSIKMEGGDVRVTWTATGGSTNVLQAASSLSGNSSNSFADISTPIVTVGCGEVTTNWLDIGAASGTPARYYRVRLVP, translated from the coding sequence TACTGCCAATTGCGGCAATACTGTGACCGTCACACATGATGCCGATGTGATCAGCGGCCAGAGCTGCGCCAACCGCTACACGATCAGTCGCGTCTACCACGCGACGGACGCCTGCGGCAATACGGCCAGCGTCACGCAGATGATCACCGTCAACGATACTATCGGGCCGGTGCTCAGCGGCGTGCCAACCGATGCGGCTGCGGCCTGTGACGCGGTGCCTGCGGCAGCGACAGTGACAGCAAACGATAATTGTGATGGCAGCGTCAGCGTGAGCTTCAGCCAGACCAGCACGCAGACCGCGAGCGGCTGCGGCCAGTTCCATTACACAATCACCCGAATCTGGACAGCCACCGATGCGTGCGGCAACGCGACGAGCGCCACTCAGACGCTCACCATCGCGGACAGCAGCGCCCCGGTGATCCACTGCCCGGTCGATCAGCAACTGGCCTGCGGTACCTCGACCGCGCCCGGACAAACCGGCACCGCGACGGCCACGGACAATTGCGATCCGAACCCGACAATCGGCTACACTGATACGCCGACCGCGGCCAATTGCACGGGGCAGGCGGGCATTGACCGCACCTGGACAGCCACGGATGCCTGTGGCAACAGTGCCAGCTGCGTCCAACACATCCGCTTCATCGATACGACGCCGCCCGTGATCAGCTGCCCGAGCGATGTGACGGTGTCCAACGACACGGGTGAGTGTTACGCCAGTGGTGTGATCCTGGGCACGCCGACGGCCAGCGACAACTGCGCGAGTAGCGGCGTGGTGGTCAACGATGCGCCGGCGCAATTCCCCATCGGCACCAACCGGGTGGTTTGGACAGTCACCGACGACTGCGGCAACAGCGCCACGTGCACGCAACTGGTGATCGTGGTGGACAGCCGACCGGCACCATGGTTCCGCATCGTGAGCATCAAGATGGAAGGCGGCGATGTCCGCGTAACGTGGACCGCAACCGGCGGCAGCACCAACGTACTTCAGGCCGCCTCGAGCCTCAGTGGCAACTCGTCGAACAGTTTCGCGGACATCAGCACGCCAATTGTGACGGTTGGATGCGGTGAGGTGACGACGAATTGGCTCGATATCGGCGCTGCATCCGGCACACCGGCACGCTACTATCGCGTTCGGTTGGTACCTTGA